The Denticeps clupeoides chromosome 1, fDenClu1.1, whole genome shotgun sequence genome segment GAGGTGGGCGCCTCTTATCACTAATCCAAGGTGATGTGCAGCGTGCGCTTTGCCAGATAATCACAGATTCCAAGCTGGTATTTTGTTCAATTTGGCTCAAATATCACATAAACACAACAGCGAGGAGGCTTCTTGTTTAGTCAATTCCTGCCTGCCACAGCACGACAAAGAAAACACACGACGGGGACGGGAATATTTCCATCAGAGGAATAAAACGTACTCCACTTTTTCCACTTCGGTTAGTGTTAATAAATGCAAGAACCATTCACGAACTTGAAATGCTGGCATAAAAAGCGGACCAGGCGGCACGGTTTTTTACGAGCAACTTCAAACGGTTACCGGGCGGCCATGACTTCTGGCTGTGAAGACACCCCTGGCTCCAAGATCTTAGAATCCGAGTGACGTCAGCGCACCCTCCCACAATGGAGGGCTGACAGGAAAGCAGGTGGTGAAGCAGCGGCGGGTTTACGGTCCGTAATTCGCACAGGTTGATCTGACGAAATGCACCGTACGCGGGCGGGAACTGTAAGGAGACCTGCCCACGTCGCTGAAAAAGCAGCAGGGTGTAGACCCCAAACCAAACATCCCcgaaagggagaaaaaaaaatatatattcaatttATACTGACTTTTAATCCCCAGACATTAAGAGGCTGGTCGCCTAATGCATCGCCTTGATTTATTTAACTACAGTAGGACTGGAAAAAAAGCTATACAAtaaccacacacaaaaacagagttgtaaataacatttctgtttatttgaaaCCAGGATCTGCGGATGACCAGACCTCTTTTGACTTAGCTGCTGCCCTGCTTGGCAGCCAGTCTCTTGTCTCTCTCCTCAGCAATGGTCAAGCGGATGCCCTTTCCACGGGGCATGGACACCCACGGCTTGTTGCCCTGAAGAGAATAGATCAATAaaacgatgatgatgatataaACAGTGCTATTAAAGTGAAGAAATTTAACACATTAGCAACATTCCTACAAATTTTTTTGATTCATGccattttatcagacgtccttatccagagcgccttacaatcagtagttacagggacagtccccctggagacactcagggttaagtgtcttaaccagggacacatttatattaagtggtcttctggttcattggcaacCACCGCATCAGAGCATCCCACGTACCTTGCCAATGACGAAAATGTTGGAGAGCCTGGTGGCAAAGCTGTTGCCTGTGCTGTCCTTCACGTGGACCACATCAAAGGAGCCAGGGTGCCTCTCCCTGTTGGTGATCACTCCAATACGCCCCAAGTTAGCACCTCCAGTCACCATGCACAGATTGCctatgaaaaaattatatataaaaacggATCAGACGCGATCAAGCCAAAGTCCAATTTGAAAACAGTAAATCAAAAGCAGGCCCAACCGACCAGTATCAAACTTGATGAAATCTGTGATCTTGCCGGTGGACAGGTCAATGCGGACCGTGTCGTTGACCTTAATCAGGGGGTCAGGGTAGCGGAGGGTGCGGGCATCGTGAGTGATGAGGTGGGGGATACCTTTGGTGCCGATGAGGATCTTCCTCACCTTACACAACTTGTACTGCGAGAGGAGGGGGgacacaaattaattaattaattaatttaatgacaACCCCACCTCCGGTCACCATTACTGCATAACATAACTTTATTAAATCAGAAAACGCATTCAGCATGTTTACAGCCAGCTCACCTTGGACTCCTCGTTGGTGATGCGGTGAACAGTGAAGCGGCCTTTGACGTCATAGATCAGACGGAAGTGCTCACCGGTCTTCTCGATGCTGATCACATCTACGGGGAGAACACGTACACGCTCAGTACGACGCGTTATGCAATATGGCTCGACCCGGGGCACGTTCAACCAATATTCACACGCAGCAAGGAGCCAGGGGGGCGCGAAAATTAATCTCAGCGGCTTCAGGACCTCTTGGCAGCCGGTCACCTCCTCACCGTGGGTGTGCCGGACCACACGCCCACACAACACGGCAAAGTCCCAAACACTACCATCCATCTGGTGGTTTACACCTCACGCAGACTCAACTGTGCCGTGAAACAAGTTCAGCATCTCTGGCGAAACAGGAATCACACAACCTTCACCAACGAAAGAAAACGGCTTCATAGCAAGATGTTTTATGACCAgggctttttttggggggggaaatCAAGGCATTCTACAATCTAAAGATCTTGGGGTGATGCCGGtgcttaaaactttttttaattaagttttaTCATTAACAGTCACAAAGCAACAATACTGAACTTCTGGGACGATGTTAAAATAGACATCGTTTATAAAGGTCTCACATCACATACGCGTTATTTTAAAATGGCCAAATTCtgcttatataataataatgataataataattgtaaaacCATCACGTGCCATGTGTCCCGTTTAGAGAATATTTTTTACAACGCTCCAGCGCTGAATGGCATCCTTATGGAtcaagtttgtaaaaaaaaaaacatttacggCAACGAGTAGTTAGAATCACTTTTGGAACGCAATGCTGTTTCCTGCCCTGgtaagaagaaagtgaagtgattgtcgttgtgaaacactgcagcacagcacaactaaacgtgtcctccgcttttaacaatcaccctcggtgagcagtgggcagctcggtggcaccttggcgaatcgggatttgcaccggcaaccttctgattacggggccacaaGCAATTATGTACACCGATATATATAGATCCACGAGCAAAATGTCCATACGAACGGGGAAAAAATGTGACAGCGCACACTGGTATATTCCATGGAGCGGAAGACACAGTCATGTCGTGATTGCCGTACTACGATCTCGCAAGCGTAAAATTGGGCCAGACGACTCGGAACAGTTTGGCCCAGAGTGTTGCTTGCCACCGAGGCGTCCGGCGGACACTCACTCACCCATGAATCCGGTGGGGTAGGTGATGTCGGTGCGGACCTTGCCGTCGATCTTGATCAGCCTCTGCATGCAGATCTTCTTCACCTCGTCTCCAGTCAGGGCGTACTTCAGCCGGTTCCTCAGGAAGATGATGAGGGGCAGGCACTCCCTCAGCTTGTGGGGACCGGTGGAGGGGCGGGGAGCCTGGAGGACGAGCGGGCAACACGCTTAATACACCAATTAACGTCGCACGGCGACGCGATCGATTAACGCGCTTACGAAGACTCCGGTCAGCTTGTCAAGCATCCAATGCTTGGGCGCCGCAACGCGCTTCAGGTGCTTCTTCGGTCCTCGggcctgaaagaaaaaaaaaacacacacacaatttaaaaagaacgCTTCGGTTCAACACGAACTTGATAAAAACCGACGTGAAAGTAAAACCGTCTGAAGCACGTGGCGGAGGCGTAAAGAGCGCCACTTTCACCGAGGCCCGCGTAGCACGTAGCAGCTACATGCTAACGCCGCAACGACCACGGCCACATATAATAAGCAACTAGCGGCGTTTTAGGACGAAACGCGCGCTCTGTGGAACCTGCGCATTTTAAATACACTTTATTCCGTATTTAACAAAGAAAACGCGCAGGCACAGTGCGAGCAGCCCGGCCGACGAGGGCTCCGGTTCTCTTCACATCGCTCGTTTTATTGAAGGATAATCGGGTCGCGCGGCTTAATATCGTCTTAATCACGAGCCGCGGACACACGCCGGCACATTTCACGTCGTTTTACATCCGACAGATCGCACGGAGCGGCCGATGGCCGGGGATGGAACGGCGGAGACGCGGCAGCCGGAGAGCGCTCACCATGTTGGAGTCTGCGGAAAAAGGACGAGGCGCCTTCCGAGCGGAGGAGATAAGGCCGAGGCGCTGCGGGCCGCCGTCGTCTTTACGCTCGCCCCCTGGCGACTAGGAGTGCAACTGCAGTCGCTCGGCCGAGAAAGCAGAGCgg includes the following:
- the rps4x gene encoding small ribosomal subunit protein eS4 yields the protein MLDKLTGVFAPRPSTGPHKLRECLPLIIFLRNRLKYALTGDEVKKICMQRLIKIDGKVRTDITYPTGFMDVISIEKTGEHFRLIYDVKGRFTVHRITNEESKYKLCKVRKILIGTKGIPHLITHDARTLRYPDPLIKVNDTVRIDLSTGKITDFIKFDTGNLCMVTGGANLGRIGVITNRERHPGSFDVVHVKDSTGNSFATRLSNIFVIGKGNKPWVSMPRGKGIRLTIAEERDKRLAAKQGSS